The genomic DNA CGCAACGACATCGCGGCGATGGACCCCGAGATCATCAAGTTGGAAAACGCTATCGCGTCGGAGACGGATGCGGCCAAGCGCACGGCGCTGGAGACACAGCTGGCCGATGCCAACAGCCGATATAATGCGATGGTGCAGGACGAGCAGGTGCAGCTGGCCAAGAGCCAGACGCTGGAGCGGTATATCGACAAGGGCAAAACCTGGGTCGACAGCCTGCAGAATCAGGCGGCGACGCAGATGGTGCTGATCAACAAGCTGCAGACGGACACCAAGCAGCGCGTGGTGCTTTATGACGCGCTGACCAAATCGCTCAAGACTGCGCAGCAGCAGGATGTGGCGCACCGGATCAACGAAATCGGTGTGAAAACGGATCAGGAGGCGCAATCGGCGATGGCGGGGATCGGGGCGGCCACCAACAACCGGATGGCCGAGATGATGGAAGCCCACGAGGATCACATGGTTTTCGCCCGTGACGTGCTGGAGCAGAAGGCAAAGGCCGACGAACGCTTTGCCCGCCGCTTTGCCAAGATCATCGAAAAGCACGACAGCAATGCCTACGGCGGGTAAGCGGCGGTTCCGGGTGCGCCCATGACGGATCCGGCTGCAGATCATGTCGGGCTGACCGATACGTTTGCGTCGCGCCGGTACTTCGCCAAGTTCGACGCCATCATGCAGCATATGTTGCGTGTGGCGGGGGTGATGGAGGCGGAGGGCCAGCTTGACCGGGCGGAGGTGGAGATTCTCGCGCGCTATGCGCAGGCGCTGATCTTTACCTTTCGGGCGCTGAGCTGGAAGTACCTGTTGGTTGGCCGCGAGACGGGCCGGTTTTTCGGATCGCTGTCTATCGACAATCGCGACAGCGGATTTCCCATCGCGGCCGAGTTGATGACCATGGCCAATGACGCGCAGCAGGCCGATACGCATCTGGCGGGGATGCCGTATGTCGACACTTTGAAGGACCAGATGGTCCAGACGATCCTGTCAAAGCGCGAAATCCCGACCAAGCTGCAATTCAGCCTGTCGCAGCGTCTGTACTACGAGGAATTGCAGCGCGGTGAATTGTTCTGGGTGCGCAATGATGCGCTGGTCGACTGGTTGGGCGAGGCACCGGGCGGCAGGCGGCGGTACCGCGTGCATTGGGCCAGCTATGACAGTCAGGTGAACCTGCCGGTAATATATATGATGGAGCTGGAGGATTCGGGCTATGTGCCCTTGCCCCGCGACAGCCGCAGGTGGCCCGAAGTGCAGGCCCATCTGGGTGCGCAGGCGTTGGGTGGGTTGAAGCTGTTGACGATTGCCCGCGGGTTCGACGAGGATTTTGACGATCTGCACCCCAAGCGGCTGCGGCGTTTTCATCTGGGTCCGATGTACAGCCACGCCTTTACCCGGCAGAACGGGCCGATGCGCGAGGTGCTGGCCAATGCGCGGGCGCCGGCGGGTGAGGATTGGGCGATGGTGTGGACCGAGGAGGAGCTTGTCTCGGACCGCGTGGAGCAGCAGAAGGCGGGGTGGTTTTCGACCGTGGAGCGCGAGATTTTTGCGGTTGATCCGATGACGGAAGCCATGCCCGACATGGGGGCCACCCGCACGCAACGCAGCATCATCCTGCCGCAGCGGCCCTATCAGGTGCTCGAGGAAAAGAACCCGCCGGGGTTGGCGGGCGTGAAGAAGTTTGTGGTGAGCCGCAAGGGGCGGGTGTTGCAATACTGATCCACGGCGCGCCCGGTGCTGCGTCGGGAGATGAGTTTAGGGGCAAGATGAAGGCCCCCGGGGGCGGGCGTGAGCGCCCCGGTAAAGGTGTAAGGGAGTGTGTCGATGAGCCAGATAAGTGACCAGATGGAACTGCGCGAAGAAGATATCGCGCAGCATATCGCGATGGCGCAGTCCCTGATCGAGGGGTTCGACCATGCGCCGCGTATCGGCAAGGCGGATACGGCACCAGTGGCGGAGCGGTCGAGCGGGATCGGGACGCGCCGCCGTTTCCGCTCCACCACGCCGGGTTTGGTGACGCAGCGCCGTACCCCTGCGGGTGTGGTGCAGATCATGGCCCGCGTCGAGGGGGCCGATGACGCCGATGCGTTGATGTCGCCGTTGCAGGCCACGGTGTTGCACGCGGTGCGCCGTGCGATTGCCGTTGCGCTGGCGGTGGCGGAAAATTTCGCCGAGGCCTCCGGTCTGGGGGATCTGAAGCGCGCCAATCTGGAGGGAAGTCTGCCTGCCCCGCGCAAATCGGAATTTTCGGAATTGTTGGCGGCGGAAGCTCTGGTGACTTTGCATGTTTTCGGCAATGCGACCGCTTTTCTGGTGTCGCCGCATCTGACCGAAGCGACCGTGGAGGTGGGCGAGTTCGAGGAGTTGCTAACCGATAACGGGCAGGTCGCGTTGCACGGGGCGTTGTGGGAGCTGGACCGTGATATTGCGGCCCATGCGCCCGATGACACGCGGTTGATGGCGACGGTGAGTGCCTTTGCCGAAAGTCTGATGGAGAAGGTCGCGCTGCGTGCCGCGTCCGCCCCCCGGTTGCAGGCGTTCGAGGCGGCGGTGTGGCATGTGGCGGCGGATGATTTCACGGTGCGGGGGTTCACGCCCGCATCGAAGGCGAAGTCAACCACGCTGACCATGAGTTTCAAGAAACCCAATGAAGTCGTGGGCAACCACATCGCCAAATATCAGGCGATGAAGCTGGCCAAGATGCTGATGGCCTATGATTTTGACCGGCGGCTGAACCCGTTTGCGGAACTGGGCGGTTTCATCTTTACCTTTATGGGCGACGGGGCACCGGGCACAGGCAAGACCACGTTGATCCAGATGATGGCGGGGTTGATCAATGAATATTGTCAGGTAGCGGGCTATGCGTTTCGCTACCAGAACCTTTCGACCGACAACATTGACAGTTATCAGGGCAAGTCGGGGCAGAATGCCAAGGCGTTCATCAACAACATCATCGATCCCGGGGTCATCGGCTTTGGCACGATTGACGACATCGACCAGTTGGCGGGCAAGCGGGGCGACCGGCAATCCAGCGCAGGCCAGCTGGAGATTACCGCGGTGTTGATGGAGAGTTTTGCCGGGGCCAACACGGTGGTGCGCGGGAACTGTACGTTCGGGATGTTTTCGAATTACCCGGAGAATGTCGATGATGCGCTGCGCCAGCGTGCGGGCGCGCGGTTTCTTGTGGACGGGCCGCAGACGCGCGATGACTATATCGATATCCTGAGCCTGTTGATGGGCAAGAACCACGAGATCCCGCTTGGCGATCACACGCTGTTCGCCGCGCAGGAAATCAAGGCTGCCGTTGCCGCGTCGTTCGACAGCCACGCCCGGCCCCATGAAGCGGGACTGCAGGAGGTGTTTGATAGGGTGTCGGGCGAGGTGGGCGCGCTTGATACAATTGCCAAGCTGGGCACCTATCTCAATGCGATCCAGCAGGCCGATCCGCGCTTTACCGGGCGGGCGATCAAGAACATCACCGATGCGGTCAAGGTGCGCGCGATGGACTTCGAATTGCCCGATGCGTGGATGGAAAACCCTGAGCTTTTCCTGTTCAAGCCATATGACACCAAGAAGGCGATGATCGAGGAGATGCGCCAGCCGATCACCGTCGAGATGGTGATCCAGGAGATCAACCGCTATGCGGACAGCGAATTCCGCTATGCCGATAAATCCGACGAGGTTGCGATCGAGAATGCGGTGCGCGACATGGAGCGGATGGAAGCGGCGAAGAAACGGTTTCTCGGGGGTGACGCATGAAGGTGTCGGCGGGCAGGGCAAGTCTGATCGGCGCGGTTCTGGCGGTTGCGGGCTGCGCGCAGGGGGCGATGGAGACGCGTTTTGCGGAAGTCGACGGGTTCCGTGTGCGGGTGGAGCAGATTGCCGAGATGCCCACGACGTACCGCGCGTCGGGCGCCACAGCGCGCGATCGCGCGACCCTTGGCGGGGCGTATTACGCGCGCAATATCATCGCGATCCGGCGGGTTGCGGGCTGTCCTGTGCGCCCCGACCGGATCACCCACGACGCGGATGGTCCCACTTCGGTGGCGGTGGTGACATGCTGAGAGACGGGACGCCGGACGCAAGGGGAGGCGCGGTATGGAGAGGCTGATCCGCAGGGGCTTGATGTTCGGCAACCTGTTCCATGTCGACAGCCCGGTGCTGGTCGAGCGGTACAACCGCGCGCTTGCGCATCTGATCGGCAAACGGACACAGCTGGCGGATTTCCATATCGACATTTCGGGATATTCGCCCGAGATCGGGGATGAGCTCGACGATCATCTGTATCTGAACCATCGGGGCGTGAACCGGCAGTTCATCCTGCTGAGCATGGATCAGCGCACGGCGCCGCTGCTCAATACCAAGTTTTCGACCTCGCGCGATATTCTGCAGCAATTCATGGCCCGCAACGAAGCGGCGCTGTTTGCGTTGATGGGGCGGGATGCGGTGGCGGGAGAGCTGGTCAATTCGGTCTATGATGTCTCCACGCCCGA from Sulfitobacter sp. S190 includes the following:
- a CDS encoding ATP-binding protein, with translation MSQISDQMELREEDIAQHIAMAQSLIEGFDHAPRIGKADTAPVAERSSGIGTRRRFRSTTPGLVTQRRTPAGVVQIMARVEGADDADALMSPLQATVLHAVRRAIAVALAVAENFAEASGLGDLKRANLEGSLPAPRKSEFSELLAAEALVTLHVFGNATAFLVSPHLTEATVEVGEFEELLTDNGQVALHGALWELDRDIAAHAPDDTRLMATVSAFAESLMEKVALRAASAPRLQAFEAAVWHVAADDFTVRGFTPASKAKSTTLTMSFKKPNEVVGNHIAKYQAMKLAKMLMAYDFDRRLNPFAELGGFIFTFMGDGAPGTGKTTLIQMMAGLINEYCQVAGYAFRYQNLSTDNIDSYQGKSGQNAKAFINNIIDPGVIGFGTIDDIDQLAGKRGDRQSSAGQLEITAVLMESFAGANTVVRGNCTFGMFSNYPENVDDALRQRAGARFLVDGPQTRDDYIDILSLLMGKNHEIPLGDHTLFAAQEIKAAVAASFDSHARPHEAGLQEVFDRVSGEVGALDTIAKLGTYLNAIQQADPRFTGRAIKNITDAVKVRAMDFELPDAWMENPELFLFKPYDTKKAMIEEMRQPITVEMVIQEINRYADSEFRYADKSDEVAIENAVRDMERMEAAKKRFLGGDA